From Venenivibrio stagnispumantis, a single genomic window includes:
- the pgsA gene encoding CDP-diacylglycerol--glycerol-3-phosphate 3-phosphatidyltransferase: protein MIISLANLTTLSRLAIIPFLIYAILNEKYIISGILTGYAIFSDYIDGIIARANKDVTKHGELLDPAVDKIFTISVLVAFVEKQVISTYVVFLIVLREMIITWVRSVLVNKGIVLPASYLGKIKTTFQMIGIFLLTINFNFYGVIFLWISIFFAYVSAIDYFRIFYREKAWI, encoded by the coding sequence TTGATTATAAGTTTGGCTAATCTTACAACATTATCAAGATTAGCTATTATTCCTTTTTTGATATATGCTATCTTGAATGAAAAATATATTATTTCAGGAATATTAACCGGATATGCTATCTTTTCTGATTATATAGATGGCATAATAGCAAGAGCTAATAAAGATGTAACAAAACACGGAGAGTTATTAGACCCGGCTGTAGATAAAATATTTACAATATCGGTTTTGGTTGCTTTTGTTGAAAAGCAAGTAATATCTACTTATGTGGTTTTTTTAATAGTTTTAAGGGAAATGATTATAACTTGGGTCAGGTCTGTTTTGGTAAATAAAGGTATAGTTTTGCCGGCTTCTTATCTTGGAAAGATAAAAACAACTTTTCAGATGATAGGTATTTTTCTACTTACTATAAATTTTAATTTTTATGGTGTTATATTTTTATGGATATCTATATTTTTTGCTTATGTATCTGCTATTGATTATTTTAGAATCTTTTATAGAGAGAAAGCATGGATTTAG
- a CDS encoding family 1 encapsulin nanocompartment shell protein, translating to MEFLKRNEAPLTESQWQEIDNTVIETARKTLIGRRFIEISTLPDPSIQSINYDIIDSGDYGACGLFGEQECGVVQIKDRKFLPLPILYKDFKIHWRDIEYAKKINAGIDKSIVATATVSVCIAEDQLIFHGDATIGYPGLLNVVGRNSISISEWNKTGNAFEDVLQAIQVLNDAGFYSNFALILNTKDYAKLHRVYSNTGILEIEQIRKLCDFGIFATPVIPPNTAIVLSAGIENMDILVAQDMITAYINYENMDHYFRIFEILALRIKRPESICTIE from the coding sequence ATGGAATTTTTAAAAAGAAATGAGGCACCTTTAACAGAAAGCCAATGGCAAGAGATAGATAATACTGTAATAGAAACAGCAAGAAAAACATTGATAGGTAGGAGATTTATAGAAATCTCTACTTTACCTGACCCATCTATTCAATCTATTAATTATGATATTATAGACAGTGGAGATTATGGAGCTTGTGGATTATTTGGAGAACAGGAATGCGGAGTAGTTCAGATAAAAGATAGAAAATTTTTGCCATTACCGATTTTGTATAAAGATTTTAAAATTCATTGGAGAGATATAGAGTATGCAAAAAAAATAAATGCCGGTATAGATAAAAGTATAGTTGCAACTGCAACAGTGTCCGTTTGTATAGCAGAAGACCAGCTTATTTTTCACGGAGATGCTACCATTGGATATCCGGGACTTCTAAATGTTGTTGGTAGAAATTCTATATCAATTTCGGAGTGGAATAAAACCGGAAATGCATTTGAAGATGTTCTCCAAGCTATTCAGGTTTTAAATGATGCCGGATTTTACTCAAACTTTGCTTTAATATTAAATACAAAAGATTATGCAAAACTTCATAGAGTTTATTCAAATACAGGAATATTAGAAATAGAACAGATAAGAAAGTTATGTGATTTTGGAATATTTGCTACTCCTGTAATACCACCAAACACAGCAATAGTTCTCTCTGCAGGAATAGAAAATATGGATATTTTAGTAGCCCAGGATATGATAACAGCCTATATAAATTATGAAAATATGGATCATTATTTTAGAATATTTGAGATATTGGCACTGAGAATAAAAAGACCTGAAAGTATCTGCACAATAGAATAA
- a CDS encoding OmpH family outer membrane protein — protein sequence MFKILFSLLSVLVISSFTFAAEIVFIDIQKIVRDSVAGKEAQSILENMAKKAQEEISQKEKALKPGDQKAQEELQALAVQKQQEILAKREELIQSFMKNVQDNISSFAKAKNYTLIIDKQAVLYGKDELDKTDEFLKYFDENYKKSKK from the coding sequence ATGTTTAAAATTTTATTTTCATTGTTATCAGTTTTAGTTATCTCAAGTTTTACATTTGCAGCAGAGATAGTTTTTATTGATATCCAAAAAATTGTTAGAGACTCAGTAGCCGGAAAAGAAGCCCAAAGCATATTAGAAAACATGGCTAAAAAGGCTCAGGAAGAGATTTCTCAAAAAGAAAAAGCATTAAAACCAGGTGACCAAAAGGCTCAAGAAGAACTTCAAGCTTTAGCAGTTCAAAAACAACAAGAAATACTTGCCAAAAGAGAAGAGTTAATTCAATCTTTTATGAAAAATGTTCAGGATAATATCAGTTCTTTTGCAAAAGCAAAAAATTACACACTCATCATAGATAAACAGGCTGTTTTATACGGTAAAGATGAACTTGACAAAACAGATGAATTTTTAAAGTATTTTGATGAAAATTATAAAAAATCAAAAAAGTAA
- a CDS encoding potassium channel family protein, with protein sequence MKKNKIIIVGAGSFGIEIIKKVIQNFDIVVIEFKEEKIKNLNNIFKEGIEIIHGDASSILVWKKLDFSDVESIIITVKDIDVSLEICRLVRTVFNQKMLIIVVLFNAEEKYKFSEFDNINIITPTEIVSTSIISLLEKGYKIATNIGLGKGDIIEVKISAKSNLVDRKLKYINSTKWKVAAIYRDNKIILPSDDERLKIGDIVILVGEPKILENISNILLKGVPQFPLQFGTDILIPFNERFMYVIDEISYIIKYIKTNKVVIFPYESDENEVLNIIKDKFENFEIKYNIIRLSDILFSNENVAFYVFPFNGLSFFERLKLKTIFENANKPFLVSKGTNSYSYIAVLMNSPKPAYTLEIGMEISRLFKLEVIPFYVALPKSLRKEADEKELGEVTKVIKDFEKIYKKSMNFSILEGNSVKETLKYMENFPSSLLIMSYKNKKISLLEPLEHYLIAKKYKYSSLVIPVIGD encoded by the coding sequence ATGAAAAAAAATAAAATTATTATTGTAGGGGCAGGTAGCTTTGGAATAGAAATAATAAAAAAAGTTATACAAAATTTTGATATAGTTGTCATAGAGTTTAAAGAGGAAAAGATAAAAAATTTAAATAATATTTTTAAAGAAGGAATAGAAATAATTCATGGAGATGCAAGTTCTATTCTTGTTTGGAAAAAACTGGATTTTTCCGATGTTGAATCTATAATAATAACTGTTAAAGATATAGATGTTTCTTTGGAGATATGTCGTTTAGTGAGAACAGTTTTCAATCAAAAAATGCTTATAATAGTTGTTTTATTTAATGCTGAAGAAAAATATAAATTTTCAGAATTTGATAATATCAATATAATAACTCCTACAGAGATAGTTTCTACTTCTATTATTTCCTTGCTTGAAAAAGGATATAAAATAGCAACAAATATTGGGTTAGGAAAAGGAGATATTATAGAAGTTAAAATTTCGGCTAAATCTAATCTTGTGGATAGAAAGTTAAAATATATAAACTCAACAAAATGGAAAGTTGCGGCTATTTATAGGGATAATAAAATAATATTACCATCAGATGATGAAAGATTAAAGATTGGAGATATAGTTATCTTGGTAGGTGAACCAAAAATATTAGAAAATATATCAAATATATTACTCAAAGGAGTGCCTCAATTCCCATTACAATTTGGAACAGATATTTTAATACCTTTTAATGAAAGATTTATGTATGTGATAGATGAGATTTCTTATATTATTAAATATATAAAAACCAATAAAGTTGTTATATTTCCTTATGAAAGTGATGAAAATGAAGTTTTAAATATTATCAAAGATAAATTTGAAAATTTTGAGATAAAATATAACATAATTAGATTATCAGATATTTTATTTTCAAATGAAAATGTTGCTTTTTATGTTTTTCCATTTAATGGTTTATCATTTTTTGAGAGATTAAAATTAAAAACAATTTTTGAAAATGCCAACAAACCTTTTTTAGTTTCTAAGGGAACTAATAGCTATTCATACATAGCTGTTTTAATGAATTCACCTAAGCCGGCATATACCTTGGAAATAGGTATGGAAATATCAAGGTTATTTAAGTTAGAAGTAATTCCGTTTTATGTAGCATTACCTAAATCTCTTAGAAAAGAGGCTGATGAAAAAGAATTAGGAGAAGTAACCAAAGTAATCAAAGATTTTGAAAAAATTTATAAAAAAAGTATGAATTTTAGCATATTAGAAGGAAATTCAGTAAAAGAAACATTAAAATATATGGAAAATTTTCCTTCTTCTCTTTTGATAATGTCATATAAAAATAAAAAAATATCCCTTTTAGAACCGTTGGAGCATTATTTAATTGCTAAAAAGTATAAATATTCCTCCTTAGTTATACCGGTAATTGGAGATTAA
- a CDS encoding SAM hydrolase/SAM-dependent halogenase family protein: MKIIKNQKSKKIIALLTDFGNKDGFVGSLKAVILSINPNIEIVDISHEVESFSILEASIILNATYKYFPKGTIFLSVVDPGVGTEREAIIVKTENYIFVSPNNGILTLPLKNEKIKEIVKIENKKYMLKSDTNTFHGRDIFAPVSAYISRGVALKNFGKKLKKDNLVIMKDIYPEEKEDRIIGKVIKFDKFGNAITNIDKIPENSKILFRDYQLKICNNFQEGDKYIPSLIKGSFGFYEIFLKENSAKDILNINLFEEVIILK; this comes from the coding sequence ATGAAAATTATAAAAAATCAAAAAAGTAAAAAAATAATAGCCCTACTGACCGACTTTGGAAATAAAGACGGTTTTGTAGGGTCTTTAAAAGCCGTTATCCTTTCAATAAATCCAAATATAGAAATAGTTGATATATCCCATGAAGTAGAATCTTTTTCAATACTTGAAGCCTCTATTATATTAAATGCTACTTATAAATATTTTCCAAAAGGAACCATATTTTTATCGGTAGTAGACCCAGGAGTAGGCACAGAAAGAGAAGCTATCATAGTAAAAACCGAAAATTATATATTCGTATCTCCAAACAATGGAATTCTTACCCTACCTTTAAAAAATGAAAAGATAAAGGAAATTGTTAAAATAGAAAATAAAAAATATATGTTAAAAAGTGATACGAACACATTTCACGGAAGGGATATTTTTGCACCGGTATCTGCTTACATATCAAGGGGAGTAGCATTAAAAAATTTTGGCAAAAAGTTAAAAAAAGATAATTTAGTGATAATGAAAGATATTTATCCGGAAGAAAAAGAAGATAGAATAATAGGTAAGGTTATAAAATTTGATAAATTCGGAAATGCTATTACAAATATTGATAAAATACCGGAAAATAGCAAAATATTATTTAGAGATTATCAGCTAAAAATATGTAATAATTTTCAAGAGGGAGATAAATATATTCCATCTTTGATAAAAGGAAGTTTTGGATTTTATGAAATATTCTTGAAAGAAAATAGTGCCAAAGATATACTTAATATAAATCTATTTGAAGAAGTCATAATTTTAAAATAA
- a CDS encoding YicC/YloC family endoribonuclease: MPYSMTGFSFIKKNIDNCEISVKIKSVNNKGIDISIKGNKDILFYLELDIRKKVQEFFERGSFQIYINYVDNNIINLAFDVESFKNTLNSLRDIFQNMNLNLSDDKLYDISFALTNKEEKEIEEDKKSLIMEVLEEALTKLKEERKKEAQFLIEDIDLRLSNISDLLEEVEKIKDDIIKRYQEKISLRIKQLLGENFSERAFIESSIIAEKMDITEEIVRLKAHISAFKDMLKKDEAIGRKLDFLTQEMLREATTMGNKIPDLSSFTVQIKSEIDKIKQQVQNIE, translated from the coding sequence ATGCCGTATAGTATGACCGGTTTTTCTTTTATAAAGAAAAATATTGATAATTGTGAAATTTCTGTAAAGATTAAATCAGTTAATAATAAAGGGATAGATATTTCAATCAAAGGTAATAAAGATATTCTTTTTTATTTAGAACTTGATATCCGAAAAAAAGTCCAAGAATTCTTTGAAAGAGGAAGTTTTCAGATTTATATAAATTATGTAGATAACAATATTATTAATCTTGCTTTTGATGTAGAAAGTTTTAAAAATACATTAAACTCATTAAGAGATATATTTCAAAATATGAATTTAAATCTATCAGATGATAAACTTTATGATATTAGTTTTGCTTTAACAAATAAAGAAGAAAAAGAGATAGAGGAAGATAAAAAATCATTAATAATGGAAGTTTTAGAAGAGGCTTTGACAAAACTAAAAGAAGAAAGAAAAAAAGAAGCACAATTCTTGATTGAAGATATAGATTTGAGATTAAGCAATATATCTGATTTATTGGAAGAGGTAGAAAAGATAAAAGATGATATTATCAAAAGATATCAGGAAAAAATTTCTCTCAGAATAAAACAACTTCTTGGAGAAAATTTTTCTGAAAGGGCTTTTATTGAAAGTAGTATCATTGCTGAAAAAATGGATATAACAGAAGAAATAGTAAGATTAAAAGCTCATATATCTGCTTTTAAAGATATGCTTAAAAAAGATGAAGCCATCGGTCGTAAGCTTGATTTTTTAACCCAAGAGATGCTTAGAGAAGCAACAACAATGGGAAACAAAATTCCGGATTTAAGTAGTTTTACAGTTCAGATAAAATCAGAGATAGATAAAATAAAACAACAGGTTCAAAATATAGAATAG
- the dapC gene encoding succinyldiaminopimelate transaminase: MNRFIKELKEYPMEELNKIKASLKEKNIKIYDFGTGDPREPTPKFIIDALKNSIPEISQYPSVAGRKELRDAISVWFEKRFGVKLNPDKEIIPSAGSKEAIFHFPLVFIDEEEAKKRVIFGTPAYPVYERGTLFANGIPTPIKLKEEDKFLLRLDKVEKSILEETKIVWINYPHNPTGATADKSYLEDIYHICKEYNIILCSDECYTEIYFEEKPLSLLEIEKENVVVFHSLSKRSGMTGYRSGFIAGDEKIISEYKKQRANFGVASPDFIQLAAAKAWSDEEHVKERNQIFKAKRDIMIEFLDKIGLQYLYPKATFYIWIKSPSKDYVKNLIQNGIIVSIGENFCSSTEVKENICQSEYFRIALVPTIEECKEATKVWEKIHR, from the coding sequence ATGAATAGATTTATAAAAGAGTTAAAAGAATATCCAATGGAAGAGCTTAATAAGATAAAAGCATCTCTTAAAGAAAAAAATATAAAGATATATGATTTTGGGACAGGAGACCCAAGGGAACCAACACCAAAATTTATAATAGATGCTTTAAAAAACTCTATTCCGGAAATCTCCCAATATCCTTCTGTAGCCGGAAGAAAAGAGTTAAGAGATGCAATTTCAGTATGGTTTGAAAAAAGGTTTGGAGTAAAGTTAAATCCGGATAAAGAGATTATACCATCTGCCGGCTCAAAAGAAGCGATATTTCATTTTCCACTTGTTTTTATAGATGAAGAAGAAGCAAAAAAAAGAGTAATATTTGGCACACCGGCATATCCGGTATATGAAAGAGGCACATTATTTGCAAATGGCATACCTACTCCTATAAAACTAAAAGAAGAAGATAAATTTTTACTCAGATTAGATAAAGTAGAAAAATCTATATTAGAAGAAACAAAAATAGTCTGGATAAATTATCCACATAACCCAACCGGAGCAACAGCAGATAAAAGTTATCTTGAAGATATATATCATATATGCAAAGAATATAATATAATCCTTTGTTCTGATGAATGTTATACAGAGATATATTTTGAAGAAAAACCATTATCTTTACTTGAAATAGAAAAAGAAAATGTAGTGGTTTTCCATTCTTTATCTAAAAGAAGCGGAATGACAGGATACAGGTCTGGATTTATTGCCGGAGATGAAAAAATAATATCGGAATATAAAAAACAAAGAGCAAATTTTGGAGTAGCTTCACCGGATTTTATACAACTTGCAGCTGCTAAAGCTTGGTCAGATGAAGAGCATGTTAAAGAAAGAAATCAGATATTTAAAGCAAAAAGAGATATAATGATAGAATTTTTAGATAAAATAGGCTTACAGTATCTATATCCAAAAGCAACATTTTATATATGGATAAAATCACCTTCAAAAGATTATGTGAAAAATCTAATACAAAATGGAATTATAGTTTCCATAGGAGAAAATTTCTGTAGTTCTACAGAAGTAAAAGAAAATATATGCCAATCAGAATATTTCAGAATAGCCCTTGTTCCAACAATAGAAGAATGTAAAGAAGCTACAAAAGTTTGGGAGAAAATACATAGATAA
- the ftsZ gene encoding cell division protein FtsZ — protein MEINIEAKNPSKIKVFGVGGGGSNAVARMYQEGLQDVELYIVNTDLQHLASLPVPNKIHIGESKTRGLGAGSKPEVGREAALENLDKIKEAMEGADMIFIAAGLGGGTGTGAAPVIAQAAKEMGILTVAVVTKPFAFEGKIRANIAEQGLQEIKDKVDTYIVIHNEKLLSIAGRNLAFSQAFKLVDNILYRAVRGITDLILVPALINLDFADVKTIMENAGKALIGVGSGKGENKIEEAVISATTSPLLEGTSIQGAKRILINIEVSPDLSFIEVNEAIKQIREQAHEEAHIIFGAAINNEIEDEIKITVVATDFEGEEKEDYIQRKKEISVQPTQQRKVIIPPKTEKEQPKEIPKVQLNDDFLNEDLDIPAYIRKRGKPS, from the coding sequence ATGGAAATAAATATTGAAGCTAAAAATCCATCAAAAATTAAGGTTTTCGGGGTTGGTGGTGGTGGAAGTAATGCAGTTGCAAGAATGTATCAAGAAGGTCTTCAAGATGTGGAGCTTTATATTGTTAATACGGATTTACAACATCTTGCATCTTTACCGGTTCCAAATAAAATACATATTGGAGAATCAAAAACAAGAGGACTTGGTGCAGGTTCAAAACCGGAAGTAGGAAGAGAAGCAGCCCTTGAAAACCTTGATAAGATAAAAGAGGCAATGGAAGGGGCTGATATGATATTTATAGCAGCCGGTTTAGGTGGTGGAACAGGAACAGGTGCAGCCCCTGTGATAGCTCAGGCAGCAAAAGAGATGGGAATATTAACGGTAGCAGTAGTTACAAAACCTTTTGCATTTGAAGGTAAAATAAGAGCCAATATAGCAGAACAAGGTCTTCAAGAAATAAAGGATAAAGTAGATACATACATTGTGATTCACAATGAAAAATTATTATCAATTGCCGGAAGAAATTTAGCTTTTTCTCAGGCATTTAAATTAGTTGACAATATCCTATACAGAGCTGTAAGAGGAATAACAGATTTAATATTAGTTCCTGCTCTTATCAATCTTGATTTTGCCGATGTAAAAACTATAATGGAAAATGCAGGTAAGGCTTTAATTGGTGTAGGTTCCGGAAAAGGAGAAAATAAAATTGAAGAAGCAGTTATATCTGCAACAACATCTCCACTTCTCGAAGGAACATCTATACAGGGAGCAAAAAGAATACTTATTAATATAGAAGTTAGTCCCGATTTATCGTTTATAGAAGTTAATGAGGCTATAAAACAAATAAGAGAACAGGCTCATGAAGAGGCTCATATCATATTTGGAGCTGCTATAAACAATGAGATAGAAGATGAAATAAAAATAACAGTTGTGGCAACTGATTTTGAAGGTGAAGAAAAAGAAGATTACATTCAAAGAAAAAAAGAGATATCAGTACAACCTACACAACAAAGAAAAGTTATAATACCACCAAAAACAGAAAAAGAACAACCAAAAGAAATTCCAAAAGTTCAACTTAATGATGATTTCCTAAATGAAGATTTAGACATACCGGCCTATATTAGAAAAAGGGGTAAACCGTCTTGA
- the hisIE gene encoding bifunctional phosphoribosyl-AMP cyclohydrolase/phosphoribosyl-ATP diphosphatase HisIE, with protein sequence MFENLKFDENGLIPVITQSYYTGKILMQAYANKEALEETLKSGYATYYSRSRKSLWKKGETSGNLQKVIKIKIDCDEDSVLYLVEEEGPACHTGRESCFFRDIDFKEDEKPDGFEVFFKLYEKIKDRKNNLPENSYVSSLFKKGSDKIIQKVGEEAVETVIALKNGKKEEIIYEVSDLIFHLLIALVDKEVSLKEIEEELLRRYK encoded by the coding sequence ATGTTTGAAAATTTGAAATTTGATGAAAATGGATTAATACCTGTTATTACCCAAAGTTATTATACAGGAAAAATATTAATGCAGGCTTATGCCAATAAAGAAGCCCTTGAAGAAACTTTAAAATCAGGTTATGCCACTTATTATTCCCGTTCAAGAAAATCTTTATGGAAAAAGGGAGAAACATCAGGAAATCTCCAAAAAGTTATAAAAATTAAAATAGATTGTGATGAAGATAGTGTTTTATATCTTGTAGAAGAAGAAGGACCGGCATGCCATACAGGAAGAGAAAGCTGTTTTTTCAGAGATATAGATTTTAAAGAGGATGAAAAACCTGATGGTTTTGAAGTTTTTTTTAAATTATATGAAAAAATAAAAGATAGAAAAAATAATCTACCGGAAAACTCTTATGTTAGCTCATTATTTAAAAAAGGTTCCGATAAAATAATTCAAAAAGTAGGAGAGGAAGCAGTAGAAACAGTTATAGCTTTAAAAAATGGAAAAAAGGAAGAAATTATTTATGAAGTTTCAGATTTAATATTTCATCTACTGATTGCTTTGGTAGATAAAGAGGTATCATTAAAAGAGATTGAAGAAGAGTTATTAAGAAGGTATAAATAG
- a CDS encoding NYN domain-containing protein: MQYNNKLYKNQRVAVFLDVQNLYYSARDTFNRKVNFETVLYKVVADRVLIRAIAYLVKLQGVDQKNFINTLKHIGYYVREKEPKIFKRVDDTGVLWTTIKADWDMGIAIDAISLSEKVDVAILASGDGDFSELVRFLKTKGVKVEIAAFKQTAAKELIEVADEFIDLSIFGEDIFL, translated from the coding sequence ATGCAGTATAATAATAAACTCTATAAAAACCAGAGGGTTGCAGTTTTTTTAGATGTTCAAAATTTATATTACTCGGCAAGAGATACTTTTAATAGAAAAGTAAATTTTGAGACTGTTTTATATAAAGTTGTGGCAGATAGAGTTTTGATAAGAGCAATAGCCTATCTTGTAAAATTACAGGGGGTAGACCAAAAGAATTTTATAAATACATTAAAGCATATAGGTTATTATGTTAGAGAAAAAGAACCAAAAATATTTAAAAGAGTAGATGATACCGGCGTTTTATGGACTACTATAAAAGCAGATTGGGATATGGGAATAGCCATAGATGCAATATCATTATCTGAAAAAGTAGATGTGGCAATTTTGGCAAGTGGAGATGGAGATTTTAGTGAACTTGTTAGATTTTTGAAAACAAAAGGAGTAAAAGTAGAAATTGCAGCCTTTAAACAAACAGCTGCAAAAGAATTAATTGAAGTGGCAGATGAATTTATAGATTTATCCATCTTTGGTGAGGATATATTTTTGTAA
- the plsY gene encoding glycerol-3-phosphate 1-O-acyltransferase PlsY encodes MDLAIYLLLTYIIASIPFGLLISKLFGRDIRKEGSGNIGATNVTRVLGKKAGFLVLILDASKGFIPTYYAYYYFQDYLYISLVAIIAVIGHCFSIFMKFKGGKGVATALGVLIALSGKTAFIIILFWLGVFLISGYVSLASILSASLSWVVIFYVENNIYYTIAAFIISLIIFYKHKDNINRLLSDTEHRFLHK; translated from the coding sequence ATGGATTTAGCAATTTATCTACTACTGACATATATAATTGCCTCAATTCCTTTTGGTTTATTAATATCTAAACTATTTGGCAGGGATATAAGGAAAGAAGGAAGTGGAAATATAGGTGCCACAAATGTAACAAGGGTTCTTGGGAAAAAAGCCGGATTTTTAGTTTTAATACTTGATGCATCAAAAGGGTTTATTCCTACTTATTATGCTTATTATTATTTTCAGGATTATTTATATATTTCCTTAGTTGCAATTATAGCAGTTATTGGTCATTGTTTTTCTATATTTATGAAATTTAAAGGTGGTAAAGGAGTAGCAACTGCTTTGGGTGTGCTTATAGCTTTATCCGGTAAAACTGCCTTTATTATAATCTTATTCTGGCTTGGAGTTTTTCTTATATCCGGATATGTTTCCCTTGCATCTATTCTCTCCGCTTCTTTATCCTGGGTTGTTATATTTTATGTAGAAAACAATATTTATTACACAATCGCTGCATTTATAATATCTTTAATAATATTTTATAAGCATAAGGACAATATCAACAGATTACTATCGGATACAGAACATAGATTCTTGCATAAATAA